Proteins encoded by one window of Drosophila melanogaster chromosome X:
- the TTLL1A gene encoding tubulin tyrosine ligase-like 1A, protein MSTRRQTSPLRNLRQKCGGSCTSDDDLPEVKLITQPINGLHYIRNRLRPPKSRNGIYYSTDWDKSALVSNFQKRGWLQVPSFNGEWNFYWACTQNCRYIFGIDHPYRMRSDQVINHFPNSIELSRKDLLIKNIKRYRKDLERRGDPLAQSHPPDTKLGIGGTRYKHLDIIPMTFVLPSDYQMFVEVFHRNPASTWIVKPCSKSQGVGIYLVNKLSKLKKFAYDARTFYPQINRDTCVISKYIDNPLLIGGKKFDLRLFVLVTTFNPLKAYLYKEGFCRFCTEKYDETEIDNVFMHLTNVSIQKTNQEYNSIHGGKWPLQNLWLYLDSLRGEGVSDMLWSRITATIRHSLDAVAPVMANDRHCFEVYGYDIIIDNNLKPWLIEINTSPSMHSTTTNDRMLKSRLIDNVLDVVVPPNCMPNEHWDKTPNPELLKNFTVLMPISPCKPKEQVPVRRKGRLSKKKKSKSTTASSGICSFTPPPAEGETKIKRSNKVVKRL, encoded by the exons ATGAGCACGCGAAGACAGACCAGTCCTCTGAGGAATCTTCGCCAGAAATGCGGCGGCAGTTGCACTAGTGACGATGACCTGCCTGAGGTCAAGTTAATCACCCAGCCCATCAATGGTCTGCATTACATCCGGAATCGACTGAGACCACCGAAATCCCGAAACGGCATTTACTACAGCACAGATTGGGACAAGTCTGCGCTGGTCAGCAATTTCCAGAAAAGAGGTTGGCTACAGGTGCCCTCCTTTAATGGCGAATGGAACTTCTATTGGGCGTGCACCCAGAATTGTCGCTACATCTTCGGCATCGATCATCCATATCGCATGCGATCAGATCA AGTCATTAACCACTTCCCGAACTCCATTGAGCTGTCGCGCAAGGATTTGCTAATCAAGAACATCAAGCGCTATCGCAAAGATCTGGAGCGACGTGGCGATCCGTTGGCTCAAAGCCATCCACCGGATACGAAACTGGGCATAGGCGGTACCCGTTACAAGCACCTGGACATCATACCCATGACCTTTGTCCTCCCCTCCGATTACCAAATGTTCGTCGAGGTCTTCCATCGCAATCCGGCCAGCACGTGGATAGTGAAGCCATGCAGCAAGTCCCAGGGTGTAGGTATCTATCTGGTCAACAAGTTGTCCAAACTGAAAAAATTCGCATACGATGCGCGCACCTTCTATCCGCAAATCAACCGGGACACCTGCGTCATTTCCAAGTACATCGACAATCCACTGCTGATCGGCGGCAAGAAATTCGACCTGCGACTCTTCGTCCTTGTGACCACATTCAATCCGCTCAAGGCTTATCTCTATAAGGAGGGTTTCTGCCGTTTTTGCACCGAGAAGTACGACGAAACTGAGATTGATAACGTGTTTATGCACTTGACGAACGTCAGCATCCAGAAAACGAAT CAAGAGTACAATTCCATCCATGGTGGCAAATGGCCACTCCAGAATCTGTGGCTGTACTTGGACAGCCTGCGAGGCGAGGGCGTTTCGGATATGCTGTGGAGCCGCATCACCGCCACCATCAGGCACTCCTTGGACGCAGTGGCTCCGGTGATGGCCAACGATCGTCATTGTTTCGAGGTCTATGGCTATGACATAATCATTGATAATAACCTGAAGCCCTGGCTGATCGAGATCAATACATCGCCGTCCATGCACTCGACCACCACGAACGACCGCATGCTCAAATCGCGGCTAATAGACAACGTTCTGGATGTGGTGGTTCCGCCGAATTGTATGCCAAA TGAGCACTGGGATAAAACGCCCAATCCAGAGTTGTTAAAAAACTTTACCGTTCTGATGCCCATTTCGCCATGTAAGCCCAAGGAGCAAGTCCCCGTTCGACGCAAGGGCAGATTATCGAAGAAAAAGAAGTCCAAGTCCACTACTGCATCTTCAGGTATTTGCTCATTTACTCCACCGCCCGCCGAAGGAGAGACCAAAATTAAAAGGTCTAACAAAGTAGTAAAACGGTTGTGA